ATTTCTGCTGTATCATATTTAACTGTTTGCAAACTTCTGCTGGGAGGATGCGCGGCAGCTGCGGAGACTCCATCGCCCTTCCCCTGCTGGGGCCTAGGGAGACTTGCAAGGGGGAGGTGTTAAAAGGAGGGAGAAGTTGTCAGCTATCGgggcccgggaagatggagaagggagTAAGAAAGCGTTTGTTAGACTGCACTGCGCCTGACCAGGCCTCCCGCAAGCCAAACATCCTCCGGGTTCCGGGCCCGGACTCCCGCCGCCAGGCGAGGTCCCTTTAAGAGCCAGCGCGCACCCCCGCCCCGAGAGCGCTCACTTTCCCTAGCAACCgccccgggggagggggaggtcctGGCAACGGCGCGCCGGCCCCGAGGGGTCACGTGACGGCCCGCAGCTGGAACACGAgcgcgcgccccgccgcgcgcccGCCCGCCGGGGCCTGTGCGCTGCGGCGCGTGCGCGAGCGGTGCAGCACCGGCCGCGGGAGCTGGGAGTATTATGGGCTGTGGGTGCCGCTGAGCAAGATGGAGCTGTCTGCAGTGGGCGAGCGGGTCTTCGCGGCCGAATCCATCATCAAACGGCGGATCCGAAAGGTGAGCCGCCTCCCGAGGCGGGACGCCTTGCCCCGCAGCCGATGTCCGGGTCCGCGGCCCATCGGGGCCAAGCGGTCCCGCTAACCAGGGCTCTCTCGCCCACCCCCGCGCCGCCGCCTCCTCGCGTCCCcgcatcctccccacccccactccccccccttttttctctgtttttcaggGACGCATCGAGTACCTGGTGAAATGGAAGGGGTGGGCCATCAAGTAAGTGCCACCGGGGTCCAGGggcgaggggggaggggaggcagcggACAGCCAgggccttttttttcccttggtggtggggggtggtggggggaagtgTGCACGTTTGCTGCCTCGCATGTGCCTCTGCCTCttaggttttcatttttattttgtgcatGTGTGACTCGGCAGGTACAGCACTTGGGAGCCTGAGGAGAACATCCTGGACTCGCGGCTCATTGCAGCCTTCGAGCAGAAGTGAGTTTGCGGAGCTGGCAGGGGCGGCGGGGCCAAGGCCCGGCTGGGGCGCCGCGCGGGGACGCGGGGGAAGCGGGAGAGCCGGGGAGGGCAGCGCGGAGTGGGGCCCGGGAAGGGGCTCTTTTTAACCTTTGGCGTTTCTCGGCCGCAGGGAGAGGGAGCGTGAGCTGTATGGGCCCAAGAAGAGGGGACCCAAACCCAAAACTTTCCTCCTGAAGGTaacctggcccagccccagcagcccccTCTCGGGCCCCTAGCCCTGGCGCAGCACGGGGCCTGCAAGGGAGGGACAGATCCTCGGCTGCCCAGGCAGGCGGACCTTTCCAGAGGGGccccagctgggcagggggtggTTGTGAGCCCCAGACCGAGCCCCTGGCAGCCGGCCCTGGCCAGCTCCAGCTTTAGCAAGAGGGGCCTGGGAGTGGGGAGTAGGGAAGAGGATAATCCTCGCTGAGGAAACCAGGGTTGGGGCAGGCCAGCGGGGCTCCAGAATGGGGGTGGGTGAGGCAGGTGGGGGCTGTCTACCTGAGCGGGTAGCAGGGAGGTTACTCATCAGATGCGGCGAACCCTCATCTCCCCCAGCCTTGAGCTGGTAGGGCCCTGCCTGGAATTAGGATCCGTGGGGAGAGTAAATGTAGTTTCCCTCAGGGCTGGGAACCGGAGAAGCCTTTGGGGGTCACTTGCCTCCCTAccctcagcttccttctctgtcttagTTTGTTCTGTGTGCCTCCCCTCCTTGCTGGGGAATGCAACTTGAATTTGACCTTAGATCACTTCACTTTGAGTTTATCACCTGGGCTGGGCAACTGCCTCCCCCCAGCCTCCGCTTcccgtccccccacccctcgCTGTTTCTGGAGGTTCTAATgaggatggggcgggggggggggggggggggtgggaggggtgtggggagtgGAAGCATAGCACATTAGCCTTGGCAAGGGAGGGAGACCTAGCCCCAGAGGAAGCCATCTTAGAGCTTTGGGGGGGATTGTTTGATTTTTCTTAGTGAGAAAGGTCAGAGTCGGAGAGCTAAGGTGAGGTGACCCTAGGAGACAGGCAAGACTGCAGGCGGGCCTCCGTGGGACACCATAGTCGGCCCAATAGTGCTAACATTGCTTCGGGACCCCTTCCCACCCTGACAGCCTGTGACTCAGGGGTGATGGGCACCGGCAGGGCAGGGAGAACTCTGCAGGAAAGAGACTGTGCAGAAGGCACAGCCTCAGCATCTCCAGTTCGTGCAAAAGGCCCAAAGCCCCATGAAGGTGCGGTGGGCCTctccagccccgcccccaccccaaaagGTCTGTGCCTGGCTAAGGGTTTGAACTTAAAGCAGACATGAAAGAACCGTTGGTTTCCAGAATGACCTATTTCCATGACTCTTGTTCCCAACCGACACACATTAGGGGATCCATGGAGGAGCGCCCTTAACCCTTGATGCTTCTTAGGAGGAGGGATGGGGCGGAGCAGCTGGAGGGCGGGTGGGCTGTGTGACAGCCTCTCAGCGCAGCTGGAGCGCCCTCTAGCGGTCCAGTGAGTAATGACCGTGAGCTTCGATTCACGAAatgccttccccccccccccttgattAGCTCTGGCTCCTAACAGGGCGCTGAGTCCTCACCTGgattatctcctttaatcctctTAACAACCCTATGAAGGAGTATCAGTCCCATTACccagatgaaaaaaatcaaggcccagagaggagaagtgaCTTAACGTGAGGGCCGACCACCCAGCTTCCTGCCTTCATTCTGGCTCATTTtcctccccctgtccctcagaGAGTACACACATCCGGTGGAGGGGACAAGGTGGACACTCTGAGGCGACGATGAAGGCCGCAGAGGTGGtcggggagggggtggagaggcagCTGAGTGGACCTGAGCCCTACGAGAGTGATGTGGATGTTGGCAAGGGGTGATGGAGACCAGCTTGGCCCGAGCCCATGGCTCTGTGGGTCACCGAGAGGGAGTGTGTTTAGTAAACAAATGATACTCAGCCTTTACTTTCTGCCCGGAGCTGTTCTGAAGGGAAACAGGAGCCCGTGAGGTAGGTTGTGACTTAGCCCCATTTTACACCTAGGAAAACGGAGGCCAGGGAGGTCGTGGCAGTGGTCCACGGTCACAGAGAGTCAGCGGCAGGGTCCAGAGCTCTCAACTACCGTGCTGTGGTCTATGGTACAGGCCAGCCCCTCAGAGCCGAGCCTCTCACCCCATCAGAGTGCGGCAAACACAGTGGCTGTGGGTGGCCTTTTTAATTCACAGGCAGACCCAGGTCCTGCCTTCTCAGAATTCTCagcctggggaggagagaggaagagaaagggtaaaccagtctttttttttttttttttttttaaacaatatttagaAGCTATAAAGTGAAGCATGTTCCTCATAAAAGGTTTGGAAACCATATATTAGTAAGAGATTATTGCTCATCAGTCCCCTGTCcccccagctccatggagagagAAATCTGGTGTTTGTCGAGTATGGGCTGTGTGCCAGACGCTGGGCGGAGCAGGTAGCATATATTATCTGACGGTAGGTGATGGCCCAGCGAGCCAGAGTGTCATCCCAGGTCTGAGGTTTGCCCACTTTTGCCTCGTCCCCGGAACCATCAGCCCTGGACTTGGGCAGAGCCAGGAGGACAGATGTCTGAGAGCGCAGGCAGCCTGTGGATGGCGTGAATGCTAACCCTTCTGGAGGTTGGGGGGTCAGGGATTAGAAAGAGTGGAGATTCCCCCAAGCTCCCTTGGGGATGAACCTTGCTTGCCATGCCAAGTTGAGGCTGGCCCCCTCCTGCCTTTGTCTGAAAAGGGATGGGAGGGAGCCCCGGCCTGGCTCTACTGGCCGGTGcccaggaggagggggcagcGCGAGCGTGGGGCACGCTGGATCGAAGGTACTGCCACCTAGTGCTCAAAGAGATTATTGGCCAAGCAGCCCCAGGAGACCCCCCTCCAAGCGAGGCCAGGAGGGCCACATAGCATAAAAAGTATTTCTCCCACCTTCTATAGACCTTGCTAATTCAGCAAATAAGTCCGCAAACACTGCTTCGGGAGCCTGTGGTCAGATACAATCCAGTTTTGTCTGAGGCGCACGCAGGCGACCTCACAGGGACCAGTTAAGTGTCTTGTGCtgtgggggaggtggtggggagacCCCAGAGCCGATCTCACTCTTGGGGAGCTCACAGATGGACCGTGGGAGTATGTCCTCCCCCTTGGCCACCACTGTCTCCCACCTGGATTGAGGCAGATACTGCCTAGCGAGTGTCCCCCACCAGGACCCAGGATGTGTGTAGGTGACCGATCAGCCATTGCTTTTAGACCCTCGACCACCTCATCCTCTCCCCACTGGACTCTGTGCCTTCCCTGTTGGTCTTAGCAGCACCTCCGGGACAGGCCTGTGCCTCTAAGCTGGGCTCCTTCAGGCCCCATCCGTTTTTTATGACACTGAGTTCCCCAATGTCCTCACTGCCCGCCCCTTGTCTTCTCCAGGGAGGGCAGCTCCTGGGGGAGAGGCTGTGTGTTGGAAGTCGGAGCTGTCTTGTGACTCTAGTACTTTGTTAGTGAAGGAAGGGCTGGCCATGGGGGGCGGTTTATATGACCCTGTGAGCCCCCTGCCCTGAACtcggcagtggggggggggggggcaggggcttACAGATTTCACACTTGGGAGTACAGCTGAGCCCAAGAGCCGGGGAAGGTTCCCTGGCTGCCTGCAGGCCTGCTCAGCCATcctgcccgccccctcccccccatcaccACCCAGCCTGTCCTGGCACGGGTATGAAGTTGGTCCCACGGCTTGGTCCATCCCCACCAGACTCTTGTGTCAGTGGGGTAGATTCCCAACCTAGGCTTGAGGGGCCGGCTTTGGAATCTTTTGGCCCTGATTTGCTCAGCCTCAGGCCTTGAGCCAGATCCTGGGCAGACAGACGCGTATCAGACCcaagaggggaagtgggaggggcaTCGAGGGTACAGGAGGGGCTGAGAGGGCCAAGAGGCGGTCCCAGAGGGGGCGGTCAGCCAGGGAGGCAGGTCCAAGCTGGAGGTGCAGCCTGTCCAGAAGCAGAGAGTGCAGACAGAGCCGTTGGGACCCTGCAAGTAGGTCAGTGGCCCTGGGCTGTGGGGTGGAGCAGGGAGgggcctccctcttcctcctggcaCCAAGAATCTGTCCGTGGGGGAGTGCCGGGCGAGGCTGGGATCCTTCACAGCGCAGAGTTCTTCCCAGGCAGTGTCCTGGTTGCTGGCACTCCTCTGGCAGCCAGGGCAGCTGCTCATCCCTCTGTCCCGGGGACCCAGGCCTCAAAAGTAGCAGGTCTTAGAGTCCGGCTTGGACGAGGGTTGATGGGCCCTCAGACGTGCACTTTGCTTCACCTGAGTCCCTTTCCTTTTGTCTCTAAGACAGGGTTGGGAGACCCGTGGGTTCTCTGACGGGCTCTCAGGATGGTTTAATGAGATGGGACTTGGGGTGGCAGGCacggggtggagggggagagggggacacGTCCAGGGGAGGTCAGCAGGAAGCCCCGCCCCTgctcaccaccccccacctccccaccacgCAGGCACGGGCACAGGCTGAGGCCCTCCGCATCAGCGATGTGCACTTCTCTGTCAAGCCGGGCGTCAGCGCCTCCTCGCCCAAGCTGCACTCCAGCGCGGCTGTGCACCGGCTCAAGAAGGACATCCGCCGCTGCCACCGCATGTCCCgccgccccctgccccgccctgaCCCCCAGGGCGGCAGCCCCGGCCTGCGCCCCCCTATCTCGCCTTTCTCCGAGACCGTGCGCATCATCAACCGCAAGGTGAAGCCTCGGGAGCCCAAGCGTAACCGCATCATCCTCAATCTGAAGGTCATCGACAAGGGCACGGGCGGCAGCGGGGGCCCTGGGCAGGGGGCCGGAGCACTCGCTCGCCCCAAGGTCCCCTCGAGGAACCGGGTCATCGGCAAGAGCAAAAAGTTCAGCGAGAGCATCCTCCGCACCCAGATCCGCCACATGAAGTTCGGCCCCTTCGCGCTGTACAATAAGCCCCCGCCCGGCCCTCCGCCTCCCCCACCGGCGGGGAAGGCCGACCCTGCGGCCTCTCCCGGCCAGGGGCTGCTCCTGGCTGCCCCCGCGGCCCCCTTTGATGCCCGCAGCTCCAGCTCCTCCAGCTGCCCCTCGCCAGCACCGCAGTCCTCGTCCGACCCCCACGATGTGCCCCCCAAGCTGCTCCCCGAGACCGTGAGCCCCGCTGCTCCCGACTGGCGGGAGCCGGAAGTGCTTGACCTGTCCATCCCTCCTGAGGCCGCGGCCACCAGCAAGCGGGTGCTTCCCGACGTCCCTGCTGCCGCCAGCGCGGCGCTGCCCGCGGCCCCCGAGCCCGCCAGTGCTGCCTCCGAGCCTGAAGCTGGGGACTGGCGCCCTGAGATGTCACCCTGCTCCAATGTGGTGGTCACCGATGTCACCAGCAACCTTCTGACAGTCACTATCAAGGAATTCTGCAACCCTGAGGATTTCGAGAAGGTGGCTACTGGGGTAGCAGGTGCCACTGGGGGCGGTGGCAGCGGTGGGGTGAGCAAGTGAGGGGGGGCTCCACCaagggggggggctggggggagcccTCCTGCCCAAAGTCGTCCTCTTGCTCCCGCCCCCATCCCCGCCCTCAGACACCTCTGCCTGTGCTTTGCTTGTTTCAAATGGCTCAGCGTCGCCCCTGCGGGATGGGGCTGGGCAGTTGGAGCACCCCCCTCCCTCGCGCCCAGTGGAAGCAGCAGTCCTGGGACGGGttagggctggggtggggtgagggcacTTGCAAGTCCTCCTTCTTGGCCCTTGGCACCCTCCCTGCCCATGCGTGGTGGGGCCTGCTGGGCGACTCCCAGGGAGACCCCGAACCTGGGGTTCAGCTGCCTGCTCCGCATCCTCCTCTGTCTCCCCGGCTTGCTTTCAGCTCTCATGCACAGCATCTGAATTTCTCGGTGCTAACCTGGCAGCTGTGGGGCCCCTAGGagacccccccccactcccagcgGGGGCGCTGTCCCTTTCCTTCCGCTCCACACCTGGGCAGGAGGACCAGGGATGGCAAAGCCCAGTCAGAGGTCGGTGAGGGTGCCAGGAGCAAGGACAGAGGCCTGGGTCTTCCCACCCACTGCCGGACCTGACTTGGACCTGACTTGAGCAGGTCCCCTTAGGCTCCACCCGGCCcggctccttcctcctccccatctcaGAGGTGGGAGGGGTCCGGTGGGGACTTCACCCTGCCTTGGCCTCCCAGCAGCTAAAGGGCCCTTCAGTTCTCAACCAAAGGTGCTACAAGAATCTGCCGTGGAAACTTCCAGCTGGCCGGCGTCCCTGCCGCCCCACGGCATGTTTGCTCGCGTACCTGGATATACGCCGGGCCCAGGGCTTTTCAGGCGGCTCCCTTGAGGGTTGCTCCAAATGGGATTGTCGAAGGCCCGACCTTTCCTTGCCCAGACCTGGCGCAGGTCCAAGGAGTTTGCTGTGGAGCCCCCAGGCTgattccaccccccccaccccggcccaaATGTCCTGGGGTGTGcacccccacaccctcctctTCCGGGGGTCCTCTCAACCAGCCAGGCCTTTGCTGCAGGCATGGCACGGTGGGGACTGAGGTGGAGAGGGGAGATGCCCGCCTCggccttccccttccttcctccccccgcgtgtgggggaaggaggaagcctggaaaccACTCCgggtt
This DNA window, taken from Meles meles chromosome 7, mMelMel3.1 paternal haplotype, whole genome shotgun sequence, encodes the following:
- the CBX6 gene encoding chromobox protein homolog 6; translated protein: MELSAVGERVFAAESIIKRRIRKGRIEYLVKWKGWAIKYSTWEPEENILDSRLIAAFEQKERERELYGPKKRGPKPKTFLLKARAQAEALRISDVHFSVKPGVSASSPKLHSSAAVHRLKKDIRRCHRMSRRPLPRPDPQGGSPGLRPPISPFSETVRIINRKVKPREPKRNRIILNLKVIDKGTGGSGGPGQGAGALARPKVPSRNRVIGKSKKFSESILRTQIRHMKFGPFALYNKPPPGPPPPPPAGKADPAASPGQGLLLAAPAAPFDARSSSSSSCPSPAPQSSSDPHDVPPKLLPETVSPAAPDWREPEVLDLSIPPEAAATSKRVLPDVPAAASAALPAAPEPASAASEPEAGDWRPEMSPCSNVVVTDVTSNLLTVTIKEFCNPEDFEKVATGVAGATGGGGSGGVSK